TGCGGCAAAATAGTGGATTTCCACTATCCTGGACTTGATGAGGTTGAAACACTGGCTGAATCCGTAACGGGGTTTGACGTTGGACACCACCGCATGGAAATCTACGGAACTTGCCCGGATTGCAAAACTAAAAAGCATTAAAATAAGCTGAACCAGCTTGACTGGATCAGCTTATTTTTTTGCGGTCTTTTTCATAGCGCGTCTTGAATTATATTTTTCGTCAAATTCAAGACCTTCAAGATCCTTATCAAGCGTAAGCGGCTGATTGCATGCCATGCACGCATCCGCGCGACCCAATACTTTGGTGACTTTCCCGCAATTTGGGCATACAACCTGAACAGCATTCGTTGAGATCATACCAATCCAAAAATAAACTCCGGCACTTGCGAGGGTTGCAAGAAATCCAATTAACATAAATAATGACATTAGTATAAAGTGGCTTCTGAAAAATATGCCGGCATACATAATAATGATTCCAATAAAAACAAGACTTAAAGCAAACGTACGTATTTTATTGATCTTGCTCGTATATTTTATCATGGTTGTCCCTCCTAAATTACAGTATACAAGGACTTGAAAAAAAAGAAAGGATTTTCAGCGGCTGCGTTGAAATGTATGGAGACCGAAATTAGAACGGGAGTTGAAGGCATGGAAGACTTGTTACGCCCGCTTTATCAAGAAAGGGCAAGTAACGAAAACACACTTGGAGTTCTATTGATTGAAAAGAACAAACCATTTAGTCCATTAACGGATAATTTTGACTGCATCTTATTTATCATTGTCACTCATGGGGAGAAACCATGGAGTGTCAAACATTATGAATTTGATGATAAGATTGCTGCTTTACATATTGTGACAGAAGAGCGGCTGAATGAATGGCTTCTTCTCGGCTCAAACCGCCGTGTCGTCGATTGGGTCATTAATGGGAAAGTCCTGTTTAACCGAAACGAATATATCACTGA
This genomic stretch from Fictibacillus marinisediminis harbors:
- a CDS encoding YgzB family protein, whose protein sequence is MIKYTSKINKIRTFALSLVFIGIIIMYAGIFFRSHFILMSLFMLIGFLATLASAGVYFWIGMISTNAVQVVCPNCGKVTKVLGRADACMACNQPLTLDKDLEGLEFDEKYNSRRAMKKTAKK